Genomic segment of Gigantopelta aegis isolate Gae_Host chromosome 10, Gae_host_genome, whole genome shotgun sequence:
atatttgcaaaaacgcagccacgtgcaaaccatgtcaccactgcacgtgcgtcgTCTGcatgtgcaacatgaacaccgacagtataaaagtgcagggtgttcgcttgcctggcctctgtatctggccgacagttgacaatccaggacatgccacgtctcagtgaaccgcagagaaacaatgccatcggccgactagacgcaggcgaatccagaaaggccgttgccagggcattccatgtgtccccaagcaccatctccagactgtgggaccgttaacagcaacatggatcaacacgtgacctccctagatccggtcgaccacgggtcactgcccccgggcaggaccgctacatccgggtacgccaccttcgggaacgattgactactgccacctccacagccgcagcaataccaggtttgcgcaggatatccgaccagaccgtacggaaccgcctacgtgaggtaggaattcgtgccagacgtccagttcgaggtgtcatcttaacaccacaacaccgtcgactccgactgcagtggtgccagattcatcgacaatggcctcaactgcgatggagacaggtatggttcagtgacgagtcccgatttctactccgacgtcatgatggtcaatgtcgcgtgtataggcggtgtggtgaacgttatgcggcaaactgcgtgcaggaagtggacagattcggcgggtgtagtgtcatggtgtgggcagccatctcacacactggcagaactgacctggtccacgtgcagggcaacctgaatgcacagggctacattgaccagatcctccggccacacatcgttccagttatggccaacgccaacgcagtgttccaacatgacaacgccaggcctcacacagcacgtctcacaacggctttcctacagaacaacaacattaatgtccttccttggccatcgatatcaccagatttgaacccaattgagcatctatgggacgagttggaccgacgcctccgacagcgacaaccacagccccagaccctgcccaagctggcagcagccttgcaggccgagtgggccaccatcccccgggacctcatccgtactctggttgcttcaatgggcaggcggtgccaggcagttgtcaacacacgcggaggccacacccggtattgactccagatgaccttgaccttggtggtgtgtcctatcacttactcacaatggactagagtgaattgtgaacaatcctgcaacatttggtatttatcggactcaccattcaataattaaatcaattctccaaatgttacgacaatgtggtcttgcgtttcttcttttgaagagtatatatattccTTATATCGTACGttttaaaggcgctcaatcacggatgCTTTACCTAATTATTGAcacaacaaagtattatatgacaatatatacatttgatttgtacctaaaagtacttaaTTGAATCATCTACATAACCAGCATAttccacttattattgatattttataaaaaaaataattgaattatacgATGGTCCATACTTCAGAGAAagaataacggctatttggaaagcagaggtgtgacgtactattttgagtcacgtgatgGGCATTCCGCGAATAACAGCATTGTCAAAACAAGATCGTTTAATGAGAACGTTTGACCGTCCGCTGTGACGTAGGGCAAatagaagaaaacaacaatgaaaataaagttattaaaaattaataaaaacatgtactgaatgataataagcttatacattaatttattttagtaacagaatcATGTTAAAAGTTGACAGTCTCGAATAGTTAGGcatttgcatctataggtaaatttattgttaatcgtatgcaaaaaaaaaccccatcttaacatctggatcacaaacacccaGTTgcaaacaccttcattttccaccgtgtcaaattcattatatgcaaaatatgccataacagctgacttgggataggaattgttacattttaaaagaatactctgaactaaaCATTgcttatatacgatgtgactatatatacaacGGCTGTGTATagcgagggctggctatattcacagaaaaaatgtataaataagtattcgattgatccatattaccgaaccatctggaacaggaggaatacatattAAGTACTGTACGTACGAACAGTGCGTTTTCTAAATTGGAGGGTGGGGAGTATATATGaatctagcggacccttttgtgtacgttttccatagacatatgaatagcgtaatattgccccctacagtactaataaaaaattattaataataaatatataaataaataaataaggggccattcaaatattacataatactTAGGGGGGTGTAAGTCCAAGCATTATGTGGCGTTACAAGGGGTGGATGTATTGAACAGCGTTACATAACACAATTTTGCTTTTTCTTAACCGTGCCATGCCAtgacaacaataaataatgtaGACTTTTAGAGGTAAatgtaaaccaaaacaattataaatcaagctatattgtatttatattttttcccAAGGAGATTCTCGGGATTCAGGGTCTAGCTGGTATAATTTTTCTTTGTCAACCATGATGCTGATCAATTAAAATGGCGCACGTGAAAACCCGCGGTTTTTTTTATCGTACAGCAATATGTCACTTTAATGACGTCTTCGTAGTACACATGGGTATAAACATTGCCACGTTGCTTTGTCTGTGTGTTCGagtgttacataatattttgggggtgtatggtctagcgttacAAGGGGTTGGGtcggtgtctaattttgacaaaaatagcgttacgtaatatttgaacggcccctaaataaataaataaaaattacaaattatgacCTGCTTAGGTAGATTATcggaaagagaaactaacttcgGACagtaaacaaactaacaacatggcttgaacttaattttttttcactgattgcaattttgagcctcGATCcttacttaaaattaaaaaaaattttaaagttaattttaccgcaaataaatatgactaaaaggttattttgctgtatttagtcatatttcaaatgcgcaaaattgcaagggACAATAAAactctaaataaatattttttataccagtaatgctgagaccactcccgggtacccctctaaatttatgtaatgtttttgtaacaaacgccccctcccaccccaccgCGGCGTAgttaccaaacaatagtgagttacgtttttgataaactTGGACctttaaaaattgctgtgggagacaaattcttaagttcgagccctgcattgTATTTGTTAATATTGCTGTGAAACCCTGCTAGTGTTACGACCATTTGTGGGTCTTATTAAAACTGGtcgtaatatatgtacatattccTCATGGACATAAAATGCCCTttcacaaaacaaattaaatatacttttgcTTGATATCAGAATTAATAATCAGTGATTGTTTTATCCAGTTTGATCATGCGTTTTATACTCCCAGATTgactaatttataaatataattggtTAAATGACAGCATTTTACAAGGGCTCGAAACTctccaaaaaatatggtggcccaaaaataATAGCCTAATacatgttggcaaattatggtaagcgaaccacgagcaagatttaaatgtggaatacaaatatgaatagttgttcatatgttatagctctaaagaagataatattatttgggcgaccaacgccaatattttttaataattaagttgcccaaacaggacattggtcgcatttggcgacctggccacaggccgtttcgaaCCCTGATTACAGACGTCGCTGTCTTGGGGAtcatcagggttgaaaattagcagtcaccTGGAATGGCTACGGGCAACTAAGAATTTTTACAAAGATAGTCCACTGGGGGACCATCGATTTTGGGGTCTGGTGAATATGATGCCAGTTGGAAAAAACAaacgcactgaaactgaatcgaatgtgacaaaacactcTAAGTCTGTGCTtacgcgaactacagatctgacaGCTGAAGATTTTGGTACGTGTTTttttcacagatttattttgctttcgacatttattttattagttgcctactactgtagcatttaaaTATCTAAATTAAAACAGAGACACAGGGAATCAATGAATTGacctgtaacttcataatgaataaagataaaattcatataaaaacattttaatttattaagtttcaaacccataccatctcaaaCTAAACAGTTTGAGGAAACAATACCAGTCcaagttaaaaagaaaattctttacaagtaaaattaccatcaaactgcataggttaaatcttcttctctgatgcatacatgtttcaaaGCAATTGAAGGAAAAGCCAGTGTactctgaacaacaaaaccgccATACATgaccagggccgtatctctgcacaattcAGAGTCGAAtgagcatttggcaaaatagtggatgattctaATGATctctagtgcctcatctattggaagacagccactcccgaggtaATTGTTTACTGGAAATTTCATCCCTCTTGGATTgccacaaagaagactgccacaccaagactagtttactaaagcacgcaCAGTTGTACCTTTAGTTCTTTctgcattatattttacttgccttggctgttctagcattttgttttcacctagctgtattaaaaatgatatttaatttgtgtataatttaatgCTACTTTGtacagaaacatttttatttataatatatttattttttcaatttttgttaatttcaaatggtatgggtttaaagctcaataacatgtttttttatatgaaatttaactttatagatttatttattatctgttTCTTTTTGatgcaaacggactatatacggtaagtacatggttattatttaaCGAAGAACATTCTAATGGtcaatttcaatgtgataattgaagggttagttgaatttgagaagggccggTAAGagttttcttcaactggccctgctggcgaccatggtttttaagttaattttcaaccctggatCATGAGTGTTTATTGCCATAAAAATAGGAATGTTTACCAACTGCTGGGGGCGAGTTGGTAGGGAGTGAGTTGGTTTTGGGAcgagttgaccagcattctGTGGAACTTTTTACTCActgattattcaatttaatCAATTTGTGGAAATATTTCATGCGAATCCAAATATATTCGGATGTTTTATGCTTGTGCGAATGTTATTCGGAGATTCACACATATGTTTAGCCCTGATTTGAAAGTAACATAAACTAGGCATTGGAATTGGATAGAGAgcataataataactattattatttcttGCCCGCACATTGAGTAGATGCTAACATTTGACACCTGAAGCAGTCATTGAGAATAATGAAGTCGGCACTTGGACTACATTGTACACAGATTTCTAAATTGCCTGACTAATATTTGAATTGTCTTTGTATATTTACAGTCACAATGGCTAAGCAGTACTCTGTTGAGTTCTTCACATCTTTGCTGGAGGCAGTTCAGAAGTTATGTCGAGAATATTTAGACTTCGACCAGTGTGTGGATGTCAGCGGCTACCTTGCCTTGGAAATTGACAACTACAAGAAGGAGAGATTTGTGATCAGTGAGCTTCTTCAGAAAAGTGGTGATTTCATGAGTGAAAGTTACTGTACTAAGGCATTCAAGACTTCTCGGAAGACAATTCCTGGCAAGATGAGAAAAACCAGTAATTCCTCATTGCATGAAGAACTTTCAGATTCATTTCCATCACATCATAAATCAACAGAACATCTGGTTCCTCAAGTTGTGTCTACCAACTCTTCTGCTACACAGACGGACAGTGAGGGCATCAGCTTTTTGACTGCAGGTTCATCGGTGTCAACAGGCAGTGCTGCCACCCAAACCAACACTGACGTCTGTCTGTGTACAGTGTCATCAGCTTCACAGACGTACACTGACCATGACTCTGCCCTGACACCAGGGCCACTGGGTTGTACTGTCAATGCAGGGTCCCAGACGCTGAATGATGAGGACAGTTCTCTGATGCCAGCTACCCATGTTTCAACAGTCAGTTCTGCCTCACAGACGCACACCGACTATCCTTTAGCAGCCAGTCCAACAGCTTGTGCAGCTTCACAGACTGACATTAATGGACATCGTTCTTTGTCTGCAGGTTTGCCTGTTTCCACTGCAAGTGCTTCATCTCAAACTCCAGCAACACTTGTGTCCACCACAAGTGCTATGTCTCAGACGAACGATGAATATTGTCCAACGTCAGCCACACCGGTGTCCACCACAAATGCTATGTCTCAGACGAATACTGACTATTGTTCAATATCAGCCACACCAGTGTCCACCACAAGTGCAATGTCACAGACGATTACTGACTATTGTCCAATATCAGCCACACCAGTGTCCACCACAAATGCTATGTCGCAGACGAATACTGACTATTGTCCAATATCAGCCACACCAGTGTCCACCACAAGTGCTATGTCACAGACAGACTTTCACTATTGTTCATCATCTGATACTTCAGTGTCTACTTCCTCTGCTGCCTCTCAAACAAACACTGCCAGTGATCATCATGTTCTGACACCAGATAAGTCGGTTCCTACCGCAACACCTAGTGCTGCTCCTCAAACGAACATTAGTCATGACCGTCTTCCGAAAACAAAGACCTCAGTTGCTGGCTCTCAAACAAACATTGAAGGCAGGTGTTCTCGCACAAAAGTTCCTTCAGTTCCCTCAAGCAGTGCAGGTTCTCAAACACAACTTGGTGGAAAGCTTTCTCAGAAGTCAGTTCCATATGTTTTACTTGAACGATCTGATGTGAAGCTACCTGTAGTCtcagtaaatacatgtagcagtAAACGTGTTATGTCAAATACAACTGTTTCAGCATCAACCTGTAGTTCGAACGTAAAAAGAGTTAGAGATCGCCCTTCTTCAACACCTGAAGCTAACGGCAAGCATGGCACAAAACGCAGCATTCAGACCACTGAAAATATTCTTGGCACCCAGCAGAAAATGggtaaatttataatatttttgaaatcaGTTAAGAATAAATGTTTGATCAGTCTCGTCACATTGTGGATGACCTGTTTTCTGTAAATTCACGTATTTGAAAATGATCTGCATGTCAACCGTTTTCTTCTTTAGTGTTGCTTAGACATGTCATGTACCTACATTTGAAGTTACTGTGTATGCATTAAATAGTGTGTTCTATTTTTCAGCTAAAAAAGCTGTTGAATCAAAAGGATCTGGTGATGTAGTTAAAAAAGTTGTAGAGAAGCGACGTATCCATATAGGCAGACGTACCTTTGTGGAACCTGTCAAGAAGAAtgttgatgctgctgctgctgctgctgcagcCGGCAAGAACCCCAAAGATGTAGAGAGTGTTGTCCAGGCGACAACAAGCCAAATTACCATGACACCATTTTCATGGGATGGTGATGTCACAGAATCATCTTCCCAAATTGTACGTATATTCAGCACTGAAATGTTCAATCCTCGACATTCAGCAGTGCTGATGTTGTGGGATGTAACTTAGTGGTAGaggctcgcctgaggtgcagtgggtcgaaggatcgaatgctcttgatggaatttttttttttgtttccctATTTCGACTAACTAGTGCCTTatgacatgtatatcaaaagccatggtatgtattgtcctgtttatggtacagtgcatataaaaaaatcttttgCTGCTTTATTGGTAAGAGTAACCTATATGGTGGAAGCATGTTTCTTCTCTGTTGACCAAAGTCacatagtgttttccctagcttgttttagcatggtgcagcaccatgcctcaatagtctagcgccatcttgccttaatcagtgccatgctgccctgagattaaacgaggttttttcagtaattaattctaaaattgcctttataaaacacccaaaaaggtattattaattaataaagtatgccttttaaaatacattttgccattcatttattaaagcaagcacataaattacattaatttttatttcaataaatttttgtatatttttaatgaaaaacaaagtgccccgaaaatgttgaaaatgcaCAAAAGTGTGGTCTActatgccttgccaaatttctagggaaatcactatcaCAATATAATCATACTTTAGACAtcaagggccgaatttacgaagcctgttttgtttaaatgcaggagtttaagtattgtaaatgtatgtagttacacatgctttgtaaattcggccacaaatgtttaaaatttgtcttaaatatgtataaattcAGTGCAACAggcttaatattttaaattacaaagaaGTAAGGTTTGAGGTAATTTGTGGCATGAAAGTATTTGAAGTTTCAGATAACACTGCAGAATTCTAAGCCATTAAATAGTCATTACTTAATTGCCTTTAATGAAATGATACTGTTATCACTGGTCTGATATCcattaaactaatattttattttgttatttgttacttttattaGTGGAAGACAAGAAGCTCGGATGAAAAACAAACAGGTGTGTACTTTTATAACTTTACATTAACAGTTCATCTCATTATACGATTAGTCACACCGACTTGTGACAATGTGATTGAATCGTACTGTGAGAATACCTAAATGGGAACAACTTTAGTCTTTTAAGTTATTATTTTTGCAAGGTTGACAAATCATATGCGACAAGTCGGTGCAACTAATTGCATAATGAGAACGCTGCTTTAAGAGTTAGCATTCTAACCTCCAGtagctggggttttttttaatttatttattaaataggttattaaccccagaaacaaatatggcagtggtagtactaaaccaaataacttccgactgggtcaaagttcgaggtgcacccaacttttgatagagaagtgaacaccacaagtcctgtggttggttataaatgtcagtgtgttgattgtaaaaaataatagtttcatctgggtaataaaaatatgcaattttatttcatctaataccaatgtgtcaagtagccttgtgcttgaaacatgtatggggtacctgtataaaaaaagtactcgaattttgtgcagaactacagtagtcatagacgctacctgttatctcagaaacgagcagcttgacccccaattttttctgattcactttaaagtgtgaggggtggtagtatttatatccgtggcgtttatgtcagttgatacgttgcaggtaggagttttagccacatatgttactgttgtctgtgggatttgatttggtagtatacaccctatagcacatattcagtgcataataaaaaatatgattttgtcattttatttaattaaactatactggttgattaattagccatcattcgaccatgcaagttcacattgaccttgaccgtgacaataatctctgtacatggctctgaatggagtttgaatcaaagttagcactgaagaaaagttggttttggcctataattcatactgtaaagatttcagtaatttctttttacatggtatttgacttgccatatacaactgctcttaaatatggtattatatataggcaacctgaactaagattttaatagcaatttatttttatttttatattaaaaatagcatgtgccaatagtgggttaatgtctttagtttccattaacattgttaattttttatgtatgaaattctgaaaactcaaatttgtaaagaacttgatttttattgtcattttgacatatttatagggtgctaagttatattttagacaaatttgtagttttatgcaaaatttaaagtaaatttgaagaaaaactttaccaaaaacataattaaatttgttgtcaatattgtgccttctgttcttatttgtacataacaataaggttgttaaacatatacttagatctccagatcatttttttcttcttaataatcacttagttagctctcatgaaaagcattttgagtttatactatatTCAGAACCAaaattttcagatttgattatctgccttggataatttattttattgttaaagctgtattacctaatgtttctagctaaataaaatgctggattacagattgtaggaatacatctaatatacatattgtattcatctggattagaaaataatgcaagaaaatagatgttgggtaattttgtcatttaaaaatagttttttccagtaattaatcaaatataaatgtgtgaaagctgcatgataattccagatatcacaactattaaaacctccaactacagtaggctataaataaaatatagtcaggattattggtggctgccaatggttttgatgattcattatgaaaatcagcatggccgaagGATTTGAAAtccccacacctggtaacttgaagacacccacacccagcatacaggatttcctcccaacactaatgttcaggacattaagtcgttacttcatacaggtacagtcatgttggtgtttccttcctcagacagtgcatttttttaatactgaattttgtgcggaactagggtagtcatagacgctacctgttatctcagaaacgagcagcttgacccccaattttttctgattcactttaagtgtgaggggtggtagtatttatatccgtggcgtttatgtcggttgataggTTGCAGgcaggagttttagccacatatgttactattgtcatctatgggatttgatttggtagtatacaccctatagtcaGGGTTGCGCACCGTAATATCACTACCTTGCAGTTGTGCTataagggggaggggggggggggagacgtagcccagtggtaaagcgctctcttgatgcacagtctgtttaggatcgatccccgtcggtgggcccattggactatttctcgttccagccagtgctccacaactggtgtaacaaaggctgtggtatgtactatcctttctatgggatggtgcatataaaagatcccttgccgctaatcgaaaagagtagcccatgaagtggtgacagtgggtttcctctttatatatgtgtggtccgtaaccatatgtctgatgccatataaccataaataaaatgttgagtgtgtcgttaaataaaacatgaaaaataattatgtacGTTAACATATGGGGTTATCAGTGAAGTTacaagtaaagaaagaaatgttttacggGGAAAGGAAGGACTGAAAAAACCCATTGGCTGTTGTTAAAATACGTAAACATTTAGTAGCTTATATTATACTGTTAGTAGGAGAATACCACTTTAAGTTAAGGTCACAAAAAAATATCATCTCAGTTGGGGTCATACATTCGGGAGAGGCACATAATGGAACCCGTGTAGTGGGTGAAACTTGGTGTATGTGTAGCACACACCTCCACATTGAGCCTAATGGTGCACTTGCTCAGTTGAAACCAATTCTTTAATGCCTCAGGTGAgacatgaacccagtacctagcagcTTTAattcagatggcttaaccactatatcATCAAGGTCTTGATTAGAGTGACACATTTCTTTTATTAGGTACACTGGTCACTGGATTCTTTCCCCATTTCAACCAATGCCCTACACGTACTATGAAAGTTGAGGTGTGTGCTGTCCAGTCTATGAGAAAGTGTGCATTATGTCACAAAGCTAACTG
This window contains:
- the LOC121383721 gene encoding pneumococcal serine-rich repeat protein-like, with the protein product MISDTLQCYKQSSTSLYCFVTMAKQYSVEFFTSLLEAVQKLCREYLDFDQCVDVSGYLALEIDNYKKERFVISELLQKSGDFMSESYCTKAFKTSRKTIPGKMRKTSNSSLHEELSDSFPSHHKSTEHLVPQVVSTNSSATQTDSEGISFLTAGSSVSTGSAATQTNTDVCLCTVSSASQTYTDHDSALTPGPLGCTVNAGSQTLNDEDSSLMPATHVSTVSSASQTHTDYPLAASPTACAASQTDINGHRSLSAGLPVSTASASSQTPATLVSTTSAMSQTNDEYCPTSATPVSTTNAMSQTNTDYCSISATPVSTTSAMSQTITDYCPISATPVSTTNAMSQTNTDYCPISATPVSTTSAMSQTDFHYCSSSDTSVSTSSAASQTNTASDHHVLTPDKSVPTATPSAAPQTNISHDRLPKTKTSVAGSQTNIEGRCSRTKVPSVPSSSAGSQTQLGGKLSQKSVPYVLLERSDVKLPVVSVNTCSSKRVMSNTTVSASTCSSNVKRVRDRPSSTPEANGKHGTKRSIQTTENILGTQQKMAKKAVESKGSGDVVKKVVEKRRIHIGRRTFVEPVKKNVDAAAAAAAAGKNPKDVESVVQATTSQITMTPFSWDGDVTESSSQIWKTRSSDEKQTDVYFTSGTQESTQFMKTSLCARHRYPFSGVREHPNFQKAVASVLQQIPALGSAKERVEKCMLFADRENRKRLLAKKTSPGISSVRQSSTDVESSPFEAAPTQTDFAKCPTCYTSVGDRRVIVCTSCDGVYQIAGDDIIKTEPMDDNDVTLTEEIDTTLQTEMADFSEPSEFEEEEEEEEQPIGTQSQLEILLKIFDCKSKAELVQLAQKGIPRHKLSDTQKTLLDSLFYTAFKTDRRLVNQDDSGNKVLGEKKTGPIKKVSPS